tcaTTTTTACTAGGAGTGCCAATCAGTAATTCTGGATTTTGAGTACTGTATTTTAAGACATCCATATGTAATACCTAAAATGTACCATTGTTAGCATTCATAATGCATATTTGCCCTGTCTCATTATGTAACCTCCAAATCTAACCAAAAATAAATTCCTCATATATGTGACTGACCTTGGCCAATTAAGTTTATTTTCATTCTGAAATCTTATCTGAGGCACTTGTGCATGTGGCAGAACCTTCATACTGATGCACTTTTATCGCCATCAGAACACTTACCATTAAGAGTTCTTGCTTTCACTCATTAAAATAGCTTTCAGCACCGGTAGTTACGAAACGTAACATCAACCCTTGTTCAAAAATAAACTCTTGTGCTACTTTCTCCCCGACAGCACTTAAAGGACAAGTTCTGGAACTTCATCTTCTATAAATTCATCTTCATATTTGGAGTGCTGAATGTGCAAACTGTGGAAGAGGTGGTGCTGTGGTGTTTGTGGTTCGCTGTTCTAATCTTCCTCCATCTCATGGTCCAGCTCTGTAAAGATCGCTTTGAATATGTGAGTAGTTGTAGAACTTTTAGTGAAACATTTTGTGCCTGGATTTAAGCCTTTATGCAAAAAGATCTCAGTCCAGTTCTTGAAGACCTCCAACATAAATCATGACTCTGGTGTGGTAGAAACTGCAACACAAGAAAAGGTTGCACTGGGAAACTAAGGGCAGGATGTCAGGCCTTTATCTATGCACAATGGGTGAAATTGTAACCTGCCTAATGTTGTTAACTTGTTTTTATGTTCTGTGTGTAATCCCAGtagtgaatttttttattatgaagcTGTTTATTTGTGGAAACTGATGGAAGTACAGCTAGTTGGCTTGAATTCTTTTGTGCCAGTTGAATTGTCCCTTAAAGCTGATCTGATATTTCTAAGAAAACATTtattctgtgttttttgttttgttttttaaaggtaTAATGAAGCCAGTATGAACATTCCCATATCTGCCTTGCACTGTCCtaattttcttctttgttttttttagctgtcCTTTTCTCCGACAACTCCCATGAGCAGTCATGTGCGAGTGCTGGCCCTGCTGGTGTCCATGCTGCTGTGCTGTGGAGGTCTAGCTGTGCTCTGTGGCCTTGTTGGCCATCTCCATGGCATGCATACTGTTGCCTTTATGGCTGCTGAGGTAAGAGACTTTTGATTTCTGTAATTCTTTACATCAGTTGAGAGAAAATTAATTCCTTTagttaataaatataatctttTTCTCCACCCCCAGTGTTTACTTGTTACAGTGCGCACTGGACATGTTATTACGAGGTAAGCATTTCACCTGTCTTAAGTATCCAATATAAGCATATGTCATTTGTAGGCTGTGAAACTGGAGCTGTTTAGCTCTCAGGTTTCTGAACATGCAGTGAAATACAGTGCTGAGGCCTTGCTATTGCTTTTTGTAGGTACTCTATTCACTTGTGGGATCTGAACCATGAAGGCACTTGGGAGAGCAAAGGCACCTATGTCTACTATACTGACTTCATTATGGAGCTCACCCTCCTCTGCCTTGACCTGATGCATCACATCCACATGCTGGTGAGTTTTTAACAGTCATTTCATAACTCTTAAAGGTATTTGATTTAACTTGATACCTGCAGCCACCCTGTATAAACCATATTCAGCatcaggggtggacaaatcatgaATTTATTAGCTAGCCCATAGGACATGTAGAAGGTCCAGAGTGATGCTTTGGTTTCATGGAAATATAACTGACAGAGCTAAAGAGCACTAGCTAATGTAGCATTAGCTAGTTAGCTTAGAGTATTGATGCAGTCAAAGGGAAATTAATGAGTTTATGATCATACAGCACATTGTGTTGGCATCCTCATCCCAAAATCACCAATTTGTTGGTCAACTTTTTGGCGATGAGATGTGTTGCCCTCTCATCAGATGTAAAAGCTTTCTCTCAACACGGTTAATCACAAAGTGACTGTTCATATAACAGGAGAATTATATGCCAGGACTTTGGACTATGTTTTGCTCAGTTTCCACATGCCTGTGCATTCATGACTCTGTAAAGAACGTCTGTCATTGCACAAGTTTATCCACCTAGTAAAACTATTCTGCCCTCGGCCAGTGTGTCTAGGCCGATGGAGTAATGAGTCCGTTAGTTACAACATTGAGGCGCATCACAACACCATAAAAttaagtttaaaaatatttaatagcaaatgatttttttttttttttttaaatcagtaaaggaatatttttttttttatcgttttTGTTGAACCTACTTCTCCAACCGGCAActacgaagaaaaaaaaaacttttgttttgCTAAAACCGGTAAAGGTGTGGGTGGCATGGTAGTGCAGTGGGTAGAGTTTGATCCTgggcttgggttactgtctgtgcgaAGCTTCTGTCCAtggttctccccatgtccacatcggtttcctctgggttctctgattTCTTCCTACCTCCCTAAACATGGcagtaggtggattggataaaataaattgccctttggggtgtgtgtgtgtgtgcgtgcgcgcgcatgGTGTACTGCTATGGACTGATGTCTCATCtagggtgtttttttgtttgtttgcttttgttctGGCTCAGCAAACCTCAACTTACTATGTCGTCGGGTGCATTGAATGATACTTGTCACGGTTCTGTCATTTTTCAGTTGTATTTTGTGGACGCTCTGAAATTACCTAAGATGTGATGTGCTCAGAAATACCTTAATCTAAGCTATGCCTTTTTGTAATCTCTTTTATAAAGCTATTTTATGTATCACAACAAGGGTATTTGTCTTGCAAAGGGAAAAACTTGGACAACCATATGTTAGAAGAAATGTAAGCATACAACTAACACTATTTATACATATAGTGTCTAGACAGTGAAGTGGTTAATAGATCAGTACAGATAAAGTCAGTCAAATAAATTTTTGCCAGTTGTTTTCAAAGTTCCACTTCATCAGTTGATCTCACCTCCTCATTTCAGCTCTTTGGAAATATTTGGCTGTCTATGGCCAGCCTGGTGATCTTTATGCAGCTTCGTTACCTCTTTCATGAGGTGCAGAGAAGAATCCGCCGCCACAAGAACTACTTGCGTGTCATTGACAATATGGAGTCCAGGTTTGGAAGCCTTTTTGCCTATTTTGTTTACatgatgttttttattttattttatttgtttttgtgtccaGTTTCAATTTAGGATCTGAGGTGTTTGCTTTTCTGCTGTTTGTCATTGAGCAGATTTGCAGTAGCGACCCCGGATGAGCTTGTTGCCAATAACGATGACTGTGCAATCTGCTGGGACTCAATGACCTCAGCACGGAAGCTGCCCTGTGGACACCTTTTCCATAGGTAAGCCGTCTACAGCACTGAGAGCGGGGCATTAATCTGTCATGGAGACTTACAAAACTTGCAGCATAAAGCTCATGATACCATAGAAAGCAAactaatatacatatacatacatatacatacacacacacacacacatacacacacacacatatatatatatatatatacacacacacacagtatctcacaaaagtgagtacacccctcacatttttgtaaatatttgattatatcttttcatgtgacaacactgaagaagtgacactttgctacaatgtaaagtagtgagtgtacagcttgtgtaacagtgtaaatttgctgtcccctcaaaataactcagcacacagccattaatgtctaaacctctggcaacaaaagtgagtacacccctaagtgaaaatgtccaaattgggcccaaagtgtcaatattttgtgtggccaccattattttccagcactgccttaaccctcttgggcatggagttcaccagagcttcacaggtttccactggagtcctcttccactcctccatgatcacatcacggagctgatggaggttagagaccttgtgctcctccaccttccatttgaggatgccccacagatgctcaatagcgtttaggtctggagacatgcttggccagtccatcaccttcaccctcagcttctttagcaaggcagtggtcatcttggaggtgtgtttggggtcggtatcatgctggaatactgccttGAGGGCCAGTCTCCAaaaggaggggatcatgctctgcttcagtatgtcaaagtacatgttggcattcatggttccctcaatgaactgtagtgccgagtgccggcagcactggcagcactcatgcagcccctgaccatgacactcccaccaccatgcttgactgtatgcaagacacacttgtctttgtactcctcacctggttgccgccacaaacgcttgacaccatctgaaccaaataagtttatcttggtctcatcagaccacaggacatggttccagtaatccatgtccttagtctgcttgtctccAGCAAACtatttgtgggctttcttgtgcatcgtCTTTAGAGGAGGCTTTCTtttgggatgacagccatgcagaccaatgtgatgcagtgtgtggcatatggtctgagtactgacaggctgacccctcaccccttcaacctctgcagcaatgctggcagcactcatgtgtctatttcccaaagacaacctctggatatgacgctgagcgcGTGCACTCAACTTGTTGttcctcatatatatatatatatatatatatatatatatatatatatatatatatatatatatatatatatatatatatatatatatatatatatatatatatatatatatataaagtcatcaaaactctggagtaacacaaatggaactatgggagttatgttgtgataaaaaatcagaaataaatcaaaataatttaatagacACCCTGTTTgccgagaatttccagaaatgtgttcttggcattttctcaaccaatttcttgaggaatccccctgagatgctttttaaacagtattaaaggagttcccaccttcACTGGACTCTTATTgtctgcttttctgaatatttcgctccaagtcatcagtttaaaaaaaatattattttgtaaataaaatgttttgtaatgaaagaaattaatatgttggcacaattatatttttgtctatatCACTAATtccaaacatttaatcatacaccttgaGATCAAAAGggttttaagatcatgagaaacatttcagtcaagtgtctccaaacgtgtgtgtgtgtgtgtgtgtgtgtgtattgtaaaTGATTGGAACATTTGTCTTCAGCATTAGTGCACTAGTATGGGTAGTGGTTTTGTGATATCCCTGTGCATGTTCTATATGTAGTTCATGTCTTCGATCATGGTTGGAGCAGGACACCTCCTGTCCAACATGCCGCATGTCACTGAACATTAACGACGGTGTGAGAGAGGAGGGGCAGAGGGCACCAGCCGATGGCAACATGGCTGCAGTGCCTGGAAACGATGTCCGACCTCACCTCAACCACTTCTTTCACTTTGATGGTATGAGCAGTCATTTCACACAGTACCATCATGTTAAGCATGTAAAGCACCTGAACATTTGCAGTACATGTGTTTTAATGAAGCTGCTCAGGTGCATTAAATCCTCTCAATATAGTAAGTGAGTAAATGTATTTGGTGTCCACtaggattatatatatatatatatatatatatatatatatatatatatatatatatatatatatatatatatatatatatatatagatatatatatatatagatatatatatagatatatatagatagatagatagatagatagagatagatatatatatatatatatatatatatatatatatatatatatatatatatatatatatatacacacacacatatatatatatatatatatatatatatatatatatatatatatatatatatatatatatatatatatatatatatatataatatgaatgtATGTTCTTAATAAACTAGGATTGATTCTCATATATAGCCTAGTGTTCCCATAACCAACTAACATTTCCTCATTTAATTAAAACCATTTAAAGTCATCCTGTTTGAAATCTGTAAATAGTTACTGTTATACTGGGGTGTAAGATTATCgtcccatgttttttttttttttttttaattatatccCTCAGTTAGTTACACTCGTAATGTCTCCACTCCTTTTAGGCTCACGAATTGCTAGCTGGCTCCCGAGCTTTTCTGTGGAAGTTATGCATACAACCAACATCCTGGGCATCGCACAGGTCAACAACTCACAGCTCAGTGCCATGGTGAGAgatttctgtt
The genomic region above belongs to Ictalurus punctatus breed USDA103 chromosome 14, Coco_2.0, whole genome shotgun sequence and contains:
- the amfra gene encoding autocrine motility factor receptor a is translated as MPLVFLERFPWPSLQTYTALSAVLLAGTLLNAYTAVTETATPAAEETQTNPVDNISDGNVATDILPYLISDSLFVWVLVNTACCVLMLIAKIIQCIVFGPLRVSEKQHLKDKFWNFIFYKFIFIFGVLNVQTVEEVVLWCLWFAVLIFLHLMVQLCKDRFEYLSFSPTTPMSSHVRVLALLVSMLLCCGGLAVLCGLVGHLHGMHTVAFMAAECLLVTVRTGHVITRYSIHLWDLNHEGTWESKGTYVYYTDFIMELTLLCLDLMHHIHMLLFGNIWLSMASLVIFMQLRYLFHEVQRRIRRHKNYLRVIDNMESRFAVATPDELVANNDDCAICWDSMTSARKLPCGHLFHSSCLRSWLEQDTSCPTCRMSLNINDGVREEGQRAPADGNMAAVPGNDVRPHLNHFFHFDGSRIASWLPSFSVEVMHTTNILGIAQVNNSQLSAMAHQIQEMFPQVPYHLVLQDLQLTRSVEVTTDNILEGRIQVPFPAQPLDRAPVQVSQAPGEPAGASGGSEPATAETEDLEVRGSRFSKSADERQRMLRQRKEELLLRARRRYLNKSDIKEASSFSVAAYNEEEDEEEDDVPSSFEEDDSSSDSLTMRRRVLAAAAERRLHRQADAPI